In a genomic window of beta proteobacterium MWH-UniP1:
- a CDS encoding cytochrome c produces MTLKQNLIRAGLAITVATASSAALAGNIAAGKEKATAICASCHGADGVTAIDPSYPKLAGQYPDFLARALTDYKTGARKNPIMMGMAATLTKDDIANVSAYYASLPSPLKVAR; encoded by the coding sequence ATGACACTCAAACAGAATTTAATTCGGGCTGGTCTTGCCATCACGGTGGCCACAGCGTCTTCGGCCGCCTTGGCGGGCAATATTGCAGCGGGTAAAGAAAAAGCCACCGCGATTTGTGCCTCTTGTCACGGTGCCGATGGGGTGACTGCAATTGATCCCAGCTATCCAAAACTTGCTGGCCAGTACCCCGACTTTTTGGCGCGCGCATTGACCGATTACAAAACTGGCGCCCGTAAAAACCCCATCATGATGGGCATGGCGGCTACTCTGACCAAAGACGATATTGCCAATGTGTCGGCGTATTACGCCTCTTTGCCTTCACCACTAAAAGTAGCGCGTTAG
- the htpG gene encoding molecular chaperone HtpG — MSKETRAFQTEVKQLLHLMIHSLYSNRDIFLRELVSNASDACDKLRVEALQKPELYEGDGEFKIQISIDKTARTITISDNGIGLSREEAIDHLGTIAKSGTKEFFKNLTGDASQDSNLIGQFGVGFYSAFIVADHVTVVSRRAGLPAGDAVRWESDGSGEFSVQEVEKAGRGTDVILHLREKEGDDPDAKSHDDLLEHWTIKEILKRYSDHVGIPIQMKVRDWDDKKNEYVEKDEWETVNQASALWTRPKSEITDEQYKSFFQGLSFGTGDPLAWTHNRVEGRTEYTQLLYVPATAPFDLWDRQQRHGLKLYVKRVFIMDDAEQLLPSYLRFVRGVVDSSDLPLNVSREILQESRDIKTIREGCTKRILSLLEDMAANKPDDYATFWKEFGQCLKEGFGEDFSNRDRLASLMRFVSTSSETDTPTVSLKDYVSRMKDGQEKIYVVTADTLAAAKASPHLEVFKKKGIEVLLLTDRIDEWMLNFLTEFEGKPLQSVAKGALDLGKLDDEQTKPTKEAEKQYKPIVERAQKVLGEKVKEVRVTSRLTESACCLVSDDHDVSGHLERLLKQAGQKAPDRKPILELNPDHPLVKALSQDNAAFDDLVWVLFDQALLAEGGQPDDPAAFVKRLNSFLLRGLMA; from the coding sequence ATGTCTAAAGAAACACGTGCCTTTCAGACCGAGGTGAAGCAGCTGCTTCACCTGATGATTCACTCGCTTTACAGCAACCGCGATATTTTTCTGCGCGAGCTGGTCTCCAACGCCTCGGATGCCTGCGACAAATTGCGCGTGGAAGCCCTGCAAAAACCTGAACTCTACGAGGGTGATGGCGAATTCAAAATTCAAATCAGTATTGATAAGACGGCGCGCACCATCACAATCTCCGATAACGGAATTGGATTAAGCCGTGAAGAGGCCATTGATCACCTGGGCACAATTGCCAAGTCAGGTACCAAAGAGTTCTTCAAAAACCTGACAGGTGATGCCAGCCAAGACAGCAATCTGATCGGCCAGTTTGGTGTGGGTTTTTACTCTGCCTTTATCGTGGCCGACCATGTCACGGTGGTGTCGCGCCGCGCCGGCCTGCCCGCAGGCGATGCGGTTCGTTGGGAGTCTGATGGCTCCGGTGAATTCAGCGTGCAAGAGGTGGAAAAGGCCGGCCGTGGTACCGATGTAATTTTGCATCTCCGCGAAAAAGAGGGCGATGACCCCGATGCCAAAAGCCACGATGATTTGCTCGAGCACTGGACGATCAAGGAGATTTTGAAGCGTTACTCTGACCATGTCGGCATTCCCATTCAGATGAAGGTCCGTGATTGGGACGACAAGAAAAACGAATACGTTGAAAAAGACGAATGGGAAACGGTCAACCAGGCCTCTGCCCTGTGGACACGGCCCAAGTCGGAAATTACAGATGAGCAGTACAAATCCTTTTTCCAGGGCCTCAGTTTTGGCACGGGTGACCCACTGGCCTGGACGCATAACCGTGTCGAAGGCCGCACCGAATACACCCAGTTGCTTTATGTTCCCGCTACGGCGCCTTTTGATTTGTGGGACCGCCAACAACGCCATGGCTTAAAGCTGTATGTGAAGCGCGTGTTCATCATGGACGATGCTGAGCAACTATTGCCGTCTTACCTGCGTTTTGTGCGCGGGGTGGTGGACTCGTCAGACCTGCCGCTGAATGTCTCGCGCGAGATTTTGCAAGAAAGCCGTGACATCAAAACCATACGCGAAGGCTGCACCAAGCGTATTTTGTCGTTGCTTGAAGACATGGCCGCCAACAAACCCGATGACTACGCCACCTTTTGGAAAGAGTTTGGCCAGTGTCTGAAAGAAGGTTTCGGTGAAGACTTTTCCAATCGCGATCGCCTGGCGAGCCTGATGCGTTTTGTTTCGACTTCCTCTGAGACTGATACGCCGACGGTGTCATTGAAAGACTATGTCTCTCGCATGAAAGATGGCCAGGAAAAGATCTATGTGGTGACTGCGGACACGCTGGCGGCCGCCAAGGCCAGCCCCCATTTGGAAGTCTTTAAGAAAAAAGGAATTGAAGTGTTGCTGCTCACAGATCGTATCGATGAGTGGATGCTGAACTTCCTGACTGAGTTCGAAGGCAAGCCTTTGCAATCAGTGGCCAAGGGCGCGCTGGATTTGGGCAAGCTGGATGACGAGCAAACCAAGCCCACCAAAGAGGCGGAAAAGCAATATAAACCCATTGTTGAGCGGGCCCAGAAGGTGCTGGGCGAGAAGGTCAAAGAGGTTCGCGTGACCAGTCGCCTGACCGAGTCGGCATGCTGTCTGGTGTCGGATGACCATGACGTGAGTGGGCATCTGGAGCGGCTCTTGAAGCAGGCTGGGCAGAAAGCACCCGACCGTAAACCAATCTTGGAGCTGAACCCGGACCACCCTCTGGTCAAGGCGCTGTCGCAAGACAACGCGGCTTTCGATGATCTGGTCTGGGTGCTTTTTGATCAGGCTCTGCTGGCCGAGGGTGGCCAGCCCGACGACCCCGCCGCCTTTGTCAAACGACTCAATAGCTTCTTGCTGCGCGGCCTAATGGCCTGA
- the moaA gene encoding GTP 3',8-cyclase MoaA has product MTYGQRIFSIVPDSTAHPHVEAAKVDHLGPLPTGPLLDQRGRALKDLRLSVIDQCNFRCTYCMPKSVFDRNYEFLPKESLLSFEELERLSRAFVALGVEKLRITGGEPLLRKNIENLVARLAPIQTLAGKPVEIAMTTNGALLKQKALALKNAGLKRITVSLDALSDKTFKAMNDMDYPVSDVLAGIDAAAEAGLRVKVNMVVQRGVNDHEILPMANAFRERGHTLRFIEFMDVGSSNAWRWDHVVPSREIIDMISLEHPLVPIGRDTPSEVSERWRYADGKGEVGLISSVSNPFCGNCSRARISAEGVLYTCLFAQSGTDLRGLLRGDNTPSPEEIEKVIAAIWQKRDDRYSELRAQLREQGLKKVEMSYIGG; this is encoded by the coding sequence ATGACTTACGGGCAGCGCATATTTTCAATCGTTCCGGATTCCACGGCACACCCGCATGTAGAAGCGGCCAAGGTGGATCACCTTGGCCCGCTGCCAACCGGCCCACTGCTGGATCAACGAGGCCGCGCACTCAAAGACCTGCGCCTATCGGTCATTGATCAGTGCAACTTTCGTTGCACGTATTGCATGCCCAAATCGGTCTTTGACCGCAACTACGAGTTTCTGCCCAAAGAATCGCTTTTAAGTTTTGAGGAACTTGAGCGGCTGTCGCGGGCCTTTGTTGCGCTCGGCGTGGAGAAACTCCGTATCACTGGTGGTGAGCCGCTATTAAGAAAAAACATTGAAAATTTAGTGGCGCGACTGGCCCCCATTCAGACACTGGCAGGCAAGCCCGTTGAGATCGCCATGACGACCAATGGGGCACTGCTGAAACAAAAGGCACTCGCTCTAAAAAATGCGGGATTAAAACGCATCACGGTAAGCCTGGACGCACTCAGTGATAAGACTTTTAAGGCCATGAATGACATGGACTACCCCGTGTCCGACGTGCTGGCTGGTATTGATGCAGCCGCTGAAGCGGGCCTGCGGGTCAAGGTCAATATGGTGGTGCAGCGGGGTGTGAACGATCATGAAATTCTGCCCATGGCCAATGCCTTTCGCGAGCGTGGCCACACACTGCGATTCATTGAATTCATGGACGTGGGTTCATCGAATGCTTGGCGGTGGGACCATGTCGTACCTTCTCGCGAGATCATCGACATGATTTCACTCGAACACCCCCTGGTGCCGATCGGGCGCGACACCCCCAGCGAAGTCTCAGAGCGCTGGCGCTACGCCGATGGCAAGGGCGAAGTCGGCCTGATCTCATCAGTGAGCAATCCATTTTGCGGCAATTGCAGCCGGGCCCGCATATCGGCCGAGGGTGTGCTTTACACCTGTTTGTTTGCGCAATCAGGAACGGATCTGCGCGGCTTGCTGCGCGGCGACAACACCCCAAGCCCCGAAGAGATTGAAAAGGTGATTGCCGCCATCTGGCAAAAGCGTGATGACCGCTATTCCGAGCTTCGTGCGCAGCTACGCGAACAAGGCCTGAAAAAAGTGGAAATGAGTTATATCGGCGGCTAA
- a CDS encoding Rne/Rng family ribonuclease, whose product MKRMLFNATHAEELRVAIVDGQRLIDLDIETAGREQRKSNIYKGVVTRIEPSLEACFVNYGEERHGFLPFKEIAREYFKPGVDPGRARIQDAISEGTEMLVQVEKEERGNKGAALTTFISLAGRYLVLMPNNPRGGGVSRRIEGEERQELRETMDQLDVPGGMSLIARTAGIGRTAEELQWDLNYLLQLWRAVDDARKLQSGAYLIYQESSLVIRAIRDYFHPDIGEILIDTDDIYEQARQFMLHVMPDMGNRVKRYNDDVPLFSRFQIEHQIETAYSRVVPLPSGGAIVIDHTEALVAVDVNSARSTRGSDIEETAFRTNLEAAEEVGRQLRLRDLGGLIVIDFIDMESSKNQREVEQRLRDALHFDRARVQMGKISRFGLMELSRQRLRPALNEGSHITCPRCNGTGVIRDVDSSALHILRILQEEAMKEGTAALHVQVPVEVATFLLNEKRTDIAKLEFRLKVTVVLIPNKYLETPNYTIDRLKHDDPRLEDTKASYAMADEPATETPYQQQKADQAAAKPRQEAVVKGVTPTQPAPVSARPVEAKVEEKGFFAKLFGFLSSDKQEAAPAPAAAKPAERGGDRNNRGRGGRNDRNNRGQRDGNREPREAREPREPREGRDGRSRGDAERKDGDRNRQQPRRDAQPTLESGAAEPKADQRKERNDRRPRQDRGDRSAERATPADEAQITATSADLDTANAEATEQVRSGRRRRRGRGRGGNAREESEQQVGGQEQLDLSDAAPTAATVAAPVADAGTVSDTRTVSDTAVRASAPAPSPTISETVVQAAPPVAPVPAAEVAPTAPIAPIAAPEPIRLSEEVLKQNLDQAGLQWVQTDPNKAPAEAVAEPPPKLGRTPRRNTETAPQEPLVMVETRQNNP is encoded by the coding sequence ATGAAACGCATGCTGTTTAACGCAACCCACGCAGAAGAGCTGCGGGTTGCCATTGTCGATGGCCAACGGCTGATCGACCTGGATATCGAGACCGCTGGTCGCGAACAACGCAAGAGCAATATCTACAAAGGCGTGGTCACCCGAATCGAGCCCAGCCTCGAGGCCTGCTTTGTCAATTACGGTGAAGAGCGCCATGGCTTTTTGCCATTTAAAGAAATCGCCCGGGAATACTTCAAGCCCGGTGTCGACCCTGGCCGTGCGCGCATTCAAGACGCCATCTCCGAAGGCACCGAAATGCTGGTTCAGGTGGAAAAAGAAGAGCGCGGCAACAAAGGCGCGGCACTGACCACCTTTATCTCACTGGCTGGCCGCTACTTGGTACTGATGCCCAACAACCCCCGTGGCGGTGGCGTATCGCGCCGTATCGAGGGTGAAGAGCGCCAAGAGCTTCGCGAAACCATGGACCAGCTGGATGTGCCCGGTGGCATGAGCCTGATCGCCCGTACCGCAGGCATTGGCCGCACGGCTGAAGAGCTCCAGTGGGACCTGAACTATCTGCTGCAGCTGTGGCGCGCGGTTGATGACGCCCGCAAGCTCCAATCCGGCGCCTATCTGATCTACCAAGAATCCAGTCTGGTCATTCGCGCGATTCGCGATTACTTCCACCCCGATATCGGCGAGATCTTGATTGATACCGACGATATCTATGAGCAGGCCCGTCAGTTCATGCTGCATGTCATGCCCGACATGGGCAACCGCGTGAAGCGCTACAACGACGATGTGCCGCTCTTTTCGCGCTTTCAGATCGAACACCAGATCGAGACCGCCTATTCACGTGTCGTGCCCCTGCCCTCGGGCGGCGCGATCGTGATTGACCACACAGAAGCACTTGTGGCGGTTGACGTGAACTCGGCCCGCTCGACCCGCGGTTCTGATATTGAAGAGACCGCGTTTCGCACCAACTTAGAAGCCGCTGAAGAAGTTGGCCGCCAACTGCGTTTACGCGACTTGGGCGGACTGATCGTGATCGACTTCATTGACATGGAGTCTTCCAAGAACCAGCGCGAAGTCGAGCAACGCCTGCGTGATGCCCTGCACTTTGACCGGGCCCGCGTACAGATGGGCAAGATCTCACGCTTTGGCCTGATGGAGTTGTCGCGCCAACGCCTGCGCCCAGCCCTGAACGAAGGCTCCCACATCACCTGCCCACGTTGTAATGGCACCGGTGTGATTCGTGACGTGGACTCCAGCGCGCTGCACATCTTGCGCATCTTGCAAGAAGAAGCCATGAAAGAAGGCACTGCCGCCTTGCATGTTCAGGTGCCAGTCGAAGTGGCCACCTTCTTGCTCAATGAAAAGCGCACGGATATTGCCAAGCTGGAATTCCGCCTTAAGGTCACGGTGGTCTTGATTCCAAACAAGTATTTGGAAACGCCCAACTACACCATCGATCGACTCAAGCACGATGATCCAAGGCTAGAGGACACCAAGGCGAGTTACGCCATGGCGGATGAGCCCGCCACCGAGACACCCTATCAGCAGCAAAAGGCCGATCAGGCCGCCGCCAAACCCCGCCAAGAGGCGGTGGTCAAAGGTGTTACCCCCACACAGCCAGCGCCAGTATCGGCGCGGCCTGTGGAAGCTAAGGTGGAAGAAAAAGGTTTCTTCGCAAAACTCTTTGGCTTTCTGAGTAGCGATAAACAAGAAGCTGCCCCCGCCCCTGCCGCTGCTAAGCCTGCGGAGCGTGGTGGTGATCGCAACAACCGTGGCCGTGGTGGTCGAAATGATCGCAACAATCGCGGACAGCGTGATGGCAACCGTGAGCCACGCGAAGCGCGTGAACCGCGTGAACCACGCGAGGGCCGTGATGGACGCTCTCGTGGCGATGCTGAACGCAAAGATGGTGACCGCAACCGTCAACAGCCACGTCGCGATGCCCAGCCAACACTTGAGTCTGGCGCTGCAGAGCCAAAGGCGGACCAGCGCAAAGAGCGCAATGACCGTCGGCCCCGTCAGGACCGTGGCGATCGTTCAGCCGAGCGCGCAACACCTGCAGATGAAGCACAGATCACAGCCACTTCCGCCGACCTTGATACCGCAAACGCAGAGGCCACTGAACAGGTCCGCTCCGGGCGGCGTCGCCGTCGTGGCCGTGGCCGTGGTGGCAACGCACGCGAAGAATCCGAACAGCAAGTTGGCGGCCAGGAGCAGCTTGATCTAAGTGATGCCGCCCCAACGGCTGCCACGGTGGCTGCCCCGGTAGCCGATGCAGGCACGGTGTCAGACACCCGCACGGTGTCTGACACCGCAGTACGTGCCAGCGCCCCTGCGCCCAGTCCGACCATCAGCGAGACAGTTGTTCAGGCAGCACCGCCGGTTGCGCCTGTGCCAGCCGCCGAAGTAGCACCGACTGCGCCAATTGCTCCGATTGCTGCGCCGGAGCCAATTCGACTCTCAGAAGAAGTGCTGAAACAGAATCTGGATCAGGCAGGCTTGCAGTGGGTTCAGACCGACCCCAACAAGGCGCCAGCCGAAGCAGTTGCAGAGCCTCCGCCCAAGCTCGGTCGCACCCCCCGTAGAAACACTGAGACAGCCCCACAAGAGCCATTGGTAATGGTGGAAACGCGCCAAAACAATCCGTAA
- a CDS encoding c-type cytochrome: MVAAVGTAGVAVPAFAQGAAKAATQSAAKPAIVGSAEAGAKKTSMCIGCHGIAEYKTAFPSVYRVPKIVGQSEKYLEAALLAYRSGERNHPSMTGIAKGLNDQDVADLAAYYANKK; encoded by the coding sequence ATGGTCGCGGCCGTCGGTACTGCGGGTGTTGCAGTACCAGCATTCGCTCAGGGTGCGGCCAAGGCCGCCACACAATCTGCCGCAAAGCCTGCCATCGTCGGCAGTGCTGAAGCAGGCGCTAAAAAAACATCCATGTGTATCGGTTGCCACGGTATTGCGGAATACAAAACCGCATTCCCCTCGGTTTATCGTGTGCCCAAGATTGTGGGTCAGAGTGAGAAATATCTAGAAGCTGCCTTATTGGCCTATCGAAGCGGTGAGCGCAATCACCCCAGCATGACGGGAATTGCCAAGGGACTCAATGATCAGGATGTTGCTGATCTGGCTGCCTACTACGCCAACAAGAAATAA